Proteins from a single region of Candidatus Brocadiaceae bacterium:
- a CDS encoding bifunctional oligoribonuclease/PAP phosphatase NrnA — protein sequence MLPGRAPHCRSTHAAIWALLTDGLPAVLTSHARLDGDAVGSTLALWHALRNAGVEAHVFFEPPTPAVFDCLPGMEMRASDVSQLPPAHHLVVIDCSSLDRAGERIARLPGRAQTVNIDHHASNTRFGDLNCVAPTASSSGEMVYALLAANGVALTAAIAECLFAAILTDTGRFSHQDTTPEALEACAECIRAGAAPDEVARQVFPSPSRAQVELRNMAMGTLRFHADGRIASMAVTAEMFGRTGLAPVDTEGFVEALIGIRGVSAAVLLKEMPGDGCVKVSMRSRDPVDACAVAALYGGGGHRYAAGCEIAQPTDDVRRMIVDQLRRHLRATSAG from the coding sequence GTGTTGCCAGGCCGCGCCCCACACTGCCGGTCCACGCACGCCGCCATCTGGGCGCTGCTGACCGACGGGCTGCCCGCCGTGCTGACCTCCCACGCCCGTCTCGACGGCGACGCCGTCGGCTCGACCCTCGCGCTCTGGCACGCCCTGCGGAACGCCGGCGTGGAGGCGCATGTGTTCTTCGAGCCCCCCACGCCTGCCGTGTTCGACTGCCTGCCGGGCATGGAGATGCGGGCCTCGGACGTCTCGCAGTTGCCGCCGGCCCACCACCTCGTGGTGATCGACTGCAGCTCACTGGACCGAGCGGGCGAGCGGATCGCGCGCCTGCCGGGCCGGGCACAGACCGTCAACATCGACCATCACGCCAGCAACACCCGCTTCGGCGACCTGAACTGCGTGGCCCCGACGGCCAGTTCCTCCGGCGAGATGGTCTACGCCCTGCTGGCCGCCAACGGCGTGGCCCTGACCGCCGCCATCGCCGAATGCCTCTTCGCGGCCATCCTGACGGACACCGGCCGGTTCAGCCATCAGGACACGACGCCGGAGGCGCTGGAGGCGTGCGCGGAGTGCATCCGGGCGGGAGCGGCCCCCGACGAAGTGGCGCGGCAGGTCTTCCCGTCGCCCTCGCGCGCCCAGGTGGAACTGCGCAACATGGCGATGGGCACGCTCCGCTTCCATGCCGACGGGCGCATCGCCAGCATGGCCGTGACCGCCGAGATGTTCGGGCGCACGGGGCTGGCCCCGGTCGACACGGAGGGCTTCGTGGAGGCCCTCATCGGCATCCGGGGCGTCTCGGCGGCCGTGCTGCTGAAGGAGATGCCCGGCGACGGCTGCGTCAAGGTGAGCATGCGCAGCAGGGACCCGGTCGACGCCTGCGCCGTCGCCGCCCTCTACGGCGGCGGAGGGCACAGGTACGCAGCGGGCTGCGAGATCGCCCAACCGACCGACGACGTCCGCCGCATGATCGTGGACCAACTGCGCAGGCACTTGCGCGCAACCAGTGCCGGGTGA
- a CDS encoding 1-deoxy-D-xylulose-5-phosphate synthase produces MESLLESVHSPDDLRTLSTSQLEDLAAEVRRLIIEVVGRNRGHLSSNLGTVELTLALHRAFDFARDRLVWDCGHQTYAHKILTGRRERFATLRQEGGVSGYADPRESAYDTFHFGHTATSVSAALGMACADKTLGNDRRTVAVIGDGAMASGMAFEALNHAGETGADLLVVLNDNTMSISRSVGAIARYLSRLRSSAPYKEIKQDVHDLLNLVPAVGRRFDALLSMAGEGLQSALTPGGLFVELGFHYYGPVNGHSIGDLVKTFEHIRRLRGPVLLHVLTEKGHGFEPARANPTRFHSSGRFELADGTLCSEEPSNGTSYSQIVGDTLCRMAREDPRIAAITAAMPDGTGLSGFAREFPDRFYDVGICEQHAVGLAGGLVRAGMRPAFAVYSTFLQRAYDQLFHDIALQAAPAVFCIDRAGVVGCDGPTHHGLNDIAYCRAMNGLVVMAPKNAAELRRMLALAMAGETPAAVRYPREPIADEDAASEAADFEVGRAEVCRRGADAAIVAYGALVPRALEAAQILCEADGIETTVINARFAQPLDLDTIVPAVEGHAAVLLAEDHSVAGGFGSAVLEALAERGVAAGHVRQAAVPLAPVAAAPRERQLALLELDGQGLAARLRRLLGQA; encoded by the coding sequence ATGGAGAGCCTTCTGGAATCAGTGCACTCGCCGGACGACCTGCGCACCTTGAGCACATCGCAACTGGAGGATCTGGCCGCCGAGGTGCGCCGGCTCATCATCGAGGTGGTCGGGCGAAACCGAGGCCATCTGTCCAGCAACCTCGGGACCGTTGAGCTGACGCTCGCCCTGCACCGCGCGTTCGACTTCGCCCGGGACCGCCTGGTCTGGGACTGCGGGCACCAGACCTACGCACACAAGATCCTCACCGGGCGGCGGGAGCGCTTCGCGACGCTGCGTCAGGAAGGCGGCGTGAGCGGATACGCCGACCCCCGCGAGAGCGCCTACGACACGTTCCATTTCGGCCACACGGCCACGAGCGTCAGCGCCGCCCTGGGGATGGCCTGCGCCGACAAGACGCTCGGCAACGACCGCCGCACCGTGGCCGTCATCGGCGACGGCGCCATGGCCAGCGGAATGGCCTTCGAGGCGCTCAACCACGCCGGCGAAACCGGCGCCGACCTGCTGGTCGTGCTGAACGACAACACCATGAGCATCTCGCGCTCGGTCGGCGCGATCGCCCGCTACCTGAGCAGGCTCCGCTCCAGTGCGCCCTACAAGGAGATCAAGCAGGACGTTCACGACCTGCTGAACCTGGTGCCTGCGGTGGGGCGGCGCTTCGACGCCCTCCTGTCCATGGCCGGGGAAGGCCTCCAGTCCGCCCTGACGCCCGGCGGGCTGTTCGTCGAACTGGGCTTCCACTACTACGGCCCCGTGAACGGACACAGCATCGGCGACCTGGTCAAGACCTTCGAGCACATCCGCCGCCTCCGGGGCCCCGTGCTCCTGCACGTCCTGACCGAAAAGGGCCACGGCTTCGAGCCCGCGCGCGCCAACCCCACCCGCTTCCACAGCAGCGGCCGATTCGAACTCGCCGACGGCACCCTGTGCAGCGAGGAACCCTCCAACGGGACAAGCTACTCCCAGATCGTCGGCGACACCCTCTGCCGGATGGCGCGGGAGGATCCGCGCATCGCCGCCATCACGGCCGCCATGCCCGACGGAACGGGGCTCAGCGGGTTCGCACGCGAGTTCCCCGACCGCTTCTACGACGTCGGCATCTGCGAACAGCACGCCGTCGGCCTGGCCGGAGGACTCGTCCGGGCCGGCATGCGGCCGGCGTTCGCCGTCTACTCCACCTTCCTGCAGCGCGCCTACGACCAGCTCTTCCACGACATCGCGCTCCAGGCGGCCCCGGCCGTCTTCTGCATCGACCGCGCCGGCGTGGTCGGCTGCGACGGACCCACGCACCATGGTCTGAACGACATCGCCTACTGCCGGGCCATGAACGGCCTCGTCGTCATGGCTCCGAAGAACGCCGCCGAGCTGCGGCGCATGCTGGCACTCGCCATGGCCGGAGAGACCCCAGCGGCCGTCCGCTACCCTCGCGAGCCCATCGCCGACGAGGACGCCGCGTCAGAGGCCGCTGACTTCGAGGTCGGCCGGGCCGAGGTCTGCCGCCGCGGCGCCGACGCCGCCATCGTGGCCTACGGCGCCCTGGTACCGAGGGCGCTGGAGGCCGCGCAGATACTCTGCGAGGCCGACGGCATCGAGACCACCGTCATCAACGCCCGTTTCGCCCAGCCGCTGGACCTGGACACCATCGTGCCGGCCGTCGAAGGGCACGCGGCCGTGCTTCTGGCCGAGGACCATTCCGTCGCGGGCGGGTTCGGCTCGGCCGTGCTCGAGGCTCTGGCCGAACGGGGCGTCGCTGCGGGCCACGTCCGACAGGCCGCCGTGCCCCTGGCCCCCGTGGCGGCCGCTCCGCGCGAACGACAACTGGCGCTGCTGGAACTGGACGGCCAGGGGCTGGCCGCCCGCCTGCGACGACTGCTCGGGCAGGCCTGA
- a CDS encoding glutamate--tRNA ligase has product MSDHAGPVRVRLAPSPTGAPHVGTAYIGLFDHVFARHAGGTFVLRIEDTDRERSTAESEQAILEALRWVGLQWDEGPDRGGPCGPYRQSERLDLYARRAAQLLDAGAAYRCFCTPDELAARREQRRKQGGGGFGYDRLCRHLPADLVARKLEAGTPHVVRLKVPTEGETSFCDIVRGTVTMANAEIDDQVLLKSDGFPTYHLANVVDDRLMGITHVIRAEEWISSTPKHVLLYQAFGWEPPQFVHMPLLRNADRSKISKRKNPTSLLWYRTEGYLPEALLNFLALMGWSLGEEQEVFGLDEMVRCFSWDRVKTSGPVFDLQKLEWLNGEYIRALSPEELLERVLHEPYTRHVDAPADFLLRIVPLVQERLKRLAQFDEWTGFFFAREPYDAADLIPRKEDAAFVRNALPAARQALAELPEWTADAMEQAVRAVAEQGGWKRGSLYMALRVAVTCRKVSTPLFETMEVLGKDECLGRLDDALARADGLP; this is encoded by the coding sequence ATGAGTGACCATGCCGGCCCCGTCCGCGTTCGCCTGGCCCCCTCCCCGACCGGCGCCCCGCACGTCGGGACGGCCTACATCGGGCTGTTCGACCACGTCTTCGCCCGCCACGCGGGCGGCACCTTCGTGCTGCGCATCGAGGATACCGACCGGGAGCGTTCGACCGCCGAGAGCGAGCAGGCCATCCTGGAGGCGCTGCGCTGGGTGGGGCTGCAGTGGGACGAGGGGCCGGACCGGGGCGGCCCATGCGGCCCGTATCGCCAGAGCGAGCGCCTGGACCTGTACGCGCGCCGGGCCGCCCAGCTGCTGGACGCCGGCGCCGCCTACCGCTGCTTCTGCACGCCGGACGAACTGGCCGCACGCCGGGAACAGCGCCGGAAACAGGGCGGCGGGGGCTTCGGCTACGACCGGCTCTGCCGCCACCTGCCGGCGGACCTCGTGGCCCGCAAGCTGGAGGCCGGAACGCCGCACGTGGTGCGCCTGAAGGTACCCACCGAGGGCGAGACGAGCTTCTGCGACATCGTGCGCGGCACGGTGACGATGGCCAACGCCGAGATCGACGACCAGGTGCTCCTCAAGAGCGACGGGTTCCCCACCTACCATCTGGCCAACGTCGTCGACGACCGGCTCATGGGCATCACGCACGTGATCCGGGCCGAAGAGTGGATCTCGTCCACGCCCAAGCACGTGCTGCTCTACCAGGCATTCGGGTGGGAGCCGCCGCAGTTCGTGCACATGCCCCTGCTGCGCAATGCCGACCGGTCCAAGATCAGCAAGCGCAAGAACCCCACGTCGCTGCTCTGGTACCGCACCGAGGGATATCTGCCCGAGGCGCTGCTGAACTTCCTCGCCCTCATGGGCTGGTCGCTGGGCGAGGAGCAGGAGGTATTCGGCCTGGATGAGATGGTGCGGTGCTTCTCGTGGGACCGCGTCAAGACGAGCGGCCCGGTCTTCGACCTGCAGAAGCTGGAGTGGCTCAACGGCGAGTACATCCGCGCCCTGTCCCCGGAGGAACTGCTCGAACGCGTGCTGCACGAACCCTACACGCGCCACGTCGATGCGCCGGCCGACTTCCTGCTGAGGATCGTCCCCCTGGTGCAGGAGCGGCTCAAGCGGCTGGCGCAGTTCGACGAATGGACCGGCTTCTTCTTCGCCCGCGAGCCCTACGACGCCGCAGACCTCATCCCACGCAAGGAGGACGCCGCCTTTGTGCGCAACGCACTGCCCGCCGCCCGGCAGGCGCTGGCCGAGCTGCCCGAGTGGACGGCCGACGCGATGGAGCAGGCCGTCCGCGCCGTGGCCGAGCAGGGCGGCTGGAAGCGCGGCTCCCTCTACATGGCCCTGCGCGTGGCCGTGACCTGCCGGAAGGTCAGCACTCCCCTGTTCGAGACCATGGAGGTGCTCGGCAAGGACGAATGCCTCGGCCGGCTGGATGACGCGCTCGCACGCGCCGATGGCCTGCCTTAG
- a CDS encoding GGDEF domain-containing protein, translating to MRAALTNIGVLICTIAAAGCGLLAARFLLDTPLFDHPMLSSRLVLAVPAGLGCVAGLYGIVATVLLATRHAKAERLEARLQALQTRAVELESRHRSQRARIDELSTLREAATIVNNESEFAIIAEKLLELIHALLRPCETVILLRDERKGQMSPFARYADGKAHTGRKAAAARLPHFQIAEFESHSVIARVQAGALHAVLPLKVEDEIHGVLVLAWRKDPREPARQVEEFNRTRRPVLMEIAHHISLAVKAKHLHTRAVVDGLTSLFSRSHFDAQMQAAIELAARTHEPFSLIVIDIDHFKKINDTHGHATGDVVLMRVADRVRAVLRKYDSAYRYGGEELAVLLPRTRLSQAAATAERLRATIEARRFRGAAGSLVPATVSLGVAQYEPSDDADSVFARADECLYRAKESGRNRVVSTAA from the coding sequence TTGCGCGCAGCACTCACGAACATAGGGGTCCTCATCTGCACCATCGCCGCCGCCGGCTGCGGGCTCCTGGCCGCCCGGTTCCTGCTGGACACGCCTCTGTTCGACCACCCGATGCTGAGCAGCCGACTCGTGCTGGCGGTGCCGGCCGGCCTCGGCTGCGTGGCGGGGCTCTACGGGATCGTGGCGACGGTGCTGCTGGCCACACGCCACGCGAAGGCCGAACGGCTGGAGGCCCGCCTGCAGGCGCTTCAGACGCGCGCCGTCGAACTGGAGTCGCGCCACCGGAGCCAGCGTGCCCGGATCGACGAGCTGTCCACACTGCGCGAAGCGGCCACGATCGTCAACAACGAGAGCGAGTTCGCGATCATCGCGGAGAAGCTCCTGGAGCTGATCCACGCCCTGCTGAGGCCCTGTGAGACCGTCATCCTGCTGCGAGACGAGCGCAAGGGCCAGATGAGCCCGTTCGCGCGGTATGCGGACGGCAAGGCACACACGGGCCGGAAGGCCGCCGCCGCGCGCCTGCCGCATTTCCAGATCGCCGAGTTCGAGAGCCACAGCGTCATTGCACGCGTGCAGGCCGGCGCCCTGCACGCCGTCCTGCCGCTGAAGGTGGAAGACGAGATCCACGGCGTCCTGGTCCTCGCCTGGCGCAAGGACCCACGGGAACCGGCCCGGCAGGTGGAGGAGTTCAACCGCACCCGCCGGCCCGTCCTCATGGAGATCGCCCACCACATCAGCCTGGCCGTCAAGGCCAAGCACCTGCACACCAGGGCGGTGGTGGACGGCCTGACCAGCCTCTTCTCACGCAGCCACTTCGACGCCCAGATGCAGGCGGCCATCGAGCTGGCCGCGCGCACGCACGAGCCCTTCTCGCTGATCGTGATCGACATCGACCACTTCAAGAAGATCAACGACACGCACGGGCACGCAACCGGCGACGTCGTCCTGATGCGCGTGGCCGATCGCGTCCGTGCCGTCCTGCGCAAATACGATTCGGCCTATCGGTACGGCGGGGAGGAACTGGCGGTGCTGCTGCCGCGCACGCGCCTGAGCCAGGCGGCCGCCACGGCCGAGCGCCTGCGGGCGACGATCGAGGCGCGGCGCTTCCGCGGCGCCGCCGGTTCCCTGGTGCCCGCAACCGTCAGCCTCGGCGTGGCCCAGTACGAACCGTCGGATGACGCCGACTCGGTCTTCGCCCGCGCCGACGAATGCCTCTACCGGGCCAAGGAGTCCGGCCGCAACCGCGTGGTCTCCACCGCGGCCTGA
- a CDS encoding N-acetyl-gamma-glutamyl-phosphate reductase, with the protein MKISIVGATAYTSRELIRILARHPEAEIMHLGGRREGNPRISEVFTSLRGLCDLPVLGMHVDDVPEKPDVAFFTVPHGLAQQFVPEYLDAGVRCVDFSADYRLPDLGLYEAWYGKHEDPENVQRAVYGIPELFRRDVAGADLVANPGCYPTGVALVLAPLVQAKIVDCRDVIVDADSGVSGSGNKPTAGSMFCECNEDVRAYNVAGHRHEPEMEHVLVLAGGCEPNVTFVAHLVPMDRGILSTVHARLTRPVGDDELQGLLESFYADEPFVRVCPPGQQPRTKDVAFTNCCDVAVVARKGIRVVATAAIDNLMKGAASQAVQNMNCMFGLPETTGLLL; encoded by the coding sequence ATGAAGATCAGCATCGTCGGCGCCACCGCTTACACCAGCCGGGAACTCATCCGGATCCTGGCCCGCCATCCCGAGGCCGAGATCATGCACCTCGGCGGGCGCCGGGAGGGGAATCCCCGCATCTCGGAGGTCTTCACGTCCTTGCGCGGGCTCTGCGACCTGCCCGTGCTGGGGATGCACGTGGACGACGTGCCGGAGAAGCCGGACGTGGCCTTCTTCACCGTGCCCCACGGGCTGGCGCAGCAGTTCGTGCCCGAGTACCTGGACGCAGGGGTGCGCTGCGTGGACTTCAGTGCCGACTACCGGCTGCCCGACCTGGGGCTCTACGAGGCATGGTACGGCAAGCACGAGGACCCCGAGAACGTCCAGCGCGCCGTCTACGGCATCCCCGAGCTGTTCCGCCGCGACGTGGCCGGCGCCGACCTCGTGGCAAACCCGGGCTGCTATCCCACCGGCGTGGCCCTGGTGCTCGCGCCGCTGGTCCAGGCGAAGATCGTCGACTGCAGGGACGTCATCGTCGACGCCGACAGCGGCGTCAGCGGCAGCGGGAACAAGCCGACGGCCGGCAGCATGTTCTGCGAGTGCAACGAGGACGTGCGGGCCTACAACGTGGCCGGCCATCGCCATGAGCCCGAGATGGAGCACGTGCTGGTGCTGGCCGGCGGGTGCGAGCCGAACGTGACGTTCGTCGCGCATCTGGTGCCGATGGACCGCGGGATACTGAGCACCGTGCACGCGCGCCTGACGCGGCCGGTCGGCGACGACGAGCTTCAGGGGCTTCTGGAGAGCTTCTACGCCGATGAGCCGTTCGTGCGCGTCTGCCCGCCCGGGCAGCAGCCGCGCACGAAGGACGTGGCGTTCACGAACTGCTGCGACGTGGCCGTCGTGGCGCGCAAGGGGATCCGCGTCGTGGCCACCGCCGCCATCGACAACCTGATGAAGGGGGCCGCTTCGCAGGCCGTCCAGAACATGAACTGCATGTTCGGCCTGCCGGAGACGACGGGCCTGCTGCTGTGA
- a CDS encoding SAM-dependent methyltransferase, translating to MAAAILGLKATLSDGSCRRVLLYDAGGGAVVLERTGSGGWAGPDGAARLAGDDLAARIEAGLGDRWQTVECRLDGQTVVYDVRGGAVRVRRLAVARGSAPAEAAAAAADAGALMDALGIPRSKRRGKFRQAGQFGRIVLDALGGGEGAPVRLLDLACGRSYLGLFLVDQLRLLGRRVRLHGVDSEPELVEKSRRIAEGLGWQGCTFEVGDLAGWSSPAGSWDVVLGLHACDTLSDDVLAIAWRCRAPLLFVAPCCQHELRHQWEDHPLAWMSRYGLLEQRLADAVTDGLRCLVMEAVGYRVKVLRFTEADVSPKNLLIQAQWTGRPLAWCAEAAREFARTFRARPKIIRLLEEAAEPPDRPRQGACERREPPGQRISQ from the coding sequence GTGGCGGCGGCGATTCTGGGTCTGAAGGCAACCCTGTCGGACGGCTCCTGCCGGCGTGTCCTGCTGTACGACGCCGGCGGGGGGGCCGTCGTGCTGGAGCGCACCGGCAGCGGCGGGTGGGCGGGGCCCGACGGCGCGGCTCGCCTGGCCGGCGACGATCTGGCCGCGCGAATCGAGGCCGGGCTCGGCGACCGCTGGCAGACGGTGGAATGCCGGCTGGACGGGCAGACCGTCGTCTACGACGTGCGGGGCGGCGCGGTGCGCGTTCGTCGCCTGGCGGTTGCCCGGGGGAGTGCGCCGGCCGAGGCGGCCGCGGCCGCGGCCGACGCCGGGGCGCTGATGGACGCCCTGGGCATCCCGCGTTCGAAGCGCAGGGGTAAGTTCCGCCAGGCCGGCCAGTTCGGCCGGATCGTGCTCGACGCGCTCGGCGGCGGCGAGGGCGCCCCGGTGCGGCTTCTGGACCTGGCGTGCGGGCGCAGCTACCTGGGGCTCTTCCTTGTGGACCAGCTTCGGCTGCTCGGGCGCCGCGTCCGTCTTCACGGGGTCGATTCCGAACCGGAGCTGGTGGAGAAGAGCCGCCGGATTGCGGAGGGCCTTGGCTGGCAGGGATGCACGTTCGAGGTGGGCGACCTGGCCGGCTGGTCGTCGCCTGCGGGAAGCTGGGACGTGGTGCTGGGGCTTCACGCGTGCGACACGCTCTCGGACGACGTTCTGGCGATCGCCTGGCGGTGCCGGGCGCCGCTGCTGTTCGTCGCGCCGTGTTGCCAGCACGAGCTGCGGCACCAGTGGGAGGACCATCCGCTGGCGTGGATGTCGCGGTACGGGCTGCTGGAGCAGCGGCTGGCGGACGCGGTGACGGACGGGCTGCGATGCCTCGTGATGGAGGCGGTCGGCTACCGTGTGAAGGTGCTGCGGTTCACGGAAGCCGACGTCTCCCCCAAGAACCTGCTGATACAGGCGCAGTGGACGGGCCGCCCTCTGGCATGGTGTGCGGAGGCGGCCCGGGAGTTCGCGCGGACGTTCCGCGCACGACCGAAGATCATCCGCCTTCTGGAGGAGGCGGCGGAACCACCGGACCGGCCCCGGCAGGGGGCCTGTGAGCGGCGCGAGCCGCCTGGCCAGAGGATCAGCCAATGA
- the murD gene encoding UDP-N-acetylmuramoyl-L-alanine--D-glutamate ligase: protein MPMTVDLRPVSMCSSDELRRIVGDIAGRPVTLMGLGLFGDGQGAARYLATRGAQVTATDLRPAEKLAPALERLADLPITYHLGGHCQEDFTRCALVVASPAVPRGNVYLQAAERAGVPITSPMNMFLSLCPAPVAAVTGSNGKSTTTALMAAIVRALGVRTWLGGNIGICLLSDLERMSREDAVVLELSSFQLEDAAVLKWSPHVAVLTNVTPNHLDRHGTMEAYADAKRNIVRYQTAEDFAVLNAHCDEACRWAREGLPGRVRWFDAEAPAGCLPEGVSLISGRLIRRDGPRHEVLCTREDIPLLGMHNVENVMAAAAGAGCLGAGFEEVRAALASFVGLEHRLELIGEFRGMRFYNDSDSTTPASAIAAVRSFSGPVTLIAGGYDKKLDVSPMAREAALGAEALITMGQAGPLIAQKAREENALIGRSLLVREVSTLSQAVDAAAELSMPGTTVLFSPGCASYDMFENCNHRGEAFKHLVCARFTGAGSCSCSA from the coding sequence ATGCCCATGACGGTGGATCTCCGGCCGGTCTCGATGTGCTCGTCGGACGAACTGCGTCGGATTGTCGGCGACATCGCCGGTCGGCCTGTGACCCTGATGGGATTGGGCCTGTTCGGGGACGGACAGGGCGCTGCGCGCTATCTCGCGACGAGAGGTGCGCAGGTGACGGCGACCGACCTGCGGCCGGCGGAGAAGCTGGCGCCCGCGCTCGAGAGGCTGGCGGACCTGCCGATCACCTACCACCTCGGCGGGCATTGCCAGGAGGACTTCACCCGGTGTGCGCTGGTCGTGGCCAGCCCTGCGGTGCCGAGGGGGAACGTCTATCTGCAGGCCGCCGAGCGGGCGGGCGTGCCCATCACCAGCCCGATGAACATGTTCCTTTCGCTCTGCCCCGCCCCCGTGGCCGCCGTGACCGGCAGCAACGGGAAGTCGACCACGACCGCCCTGATGGCCGCCATCGTGCGCGCCCTCGGCGTGCGGACGTGGCTGGGGGGCAATATCGGCATCTGCCTCCTTTCGGACCTGGAGCGGATGTCGCGCGAGGACGCAGTCGTGCTGGAGCTGTCCAGCTTCCAGCTCGAGGACGCGGCCGTGCTGAAGTGGTCTCCCCACGTGGCCGTCCTCACAAATGTGACCCCGAACCACCTGGACCGGCACGGGACGATGGAGGCGTATGCCGACGCGAAGCGCAACATCGTGCGCTACCAGACGGCGGAGGACTTCGCCGTGCTGAACGCGCACTGCGACGAGGCCTGCCGCTGGGCACGGGAGGGGCTGCCGGGGCGGGTGCGCTGGTTCGACGCGGAGGCGCCGGCCGGGTGCCTGCCCGAGGGCGTGAGCCTGATCTCGGGCCGGCTGATCCGGCGCGACGGGCCGCGTCATGAGGTGCTCTGCACGCGGGAGGACATCCCGTTGCTCGGGATGCACAACGTGGAGAACGTGATGGCCGCGGCGGCCGGGGCCGGATGCCTGGGCGCGGGCTTTGAGGAGGTGCGTGCGGCCCTGGCGTCCTTCGTGGGCCTCGAGCACCGCCTGGAGCTGATCGGCGAGTTCCGCGGCATGCGGTTCTACAACGACTCCGACAGCACGACGCCTGCTTCCGCCATCGCCGCCGTGCGGAGCTTCAGCGGGCCGGTGACGCTGATCGCCGGCGGCTATGACAAGAAGCTGGACGTCTCCCCCATGGCCAGGGAGGCGGCCCTCGGCGCCGAGGCCCTGATCACCATGGGGCAGGCCGGCCCGCTGATCGCGCAGAAGGCGCGCGAGGAGAACGCGTTGATCGGCCGCTCGCTTCTGGTGCGCGAGGTCAGTACCCTGAGCCAGGCCGTGGACGCCGCTGCGGAGCTGTCCATGCCCGGCACGACGGTGCTCTTCTCCCCGGGCTGTGCCAGCTACGACATGTTCGAGAACTGCAACCACCGCGGAGAGGCCTTCAAGCACCTGGTGTGCGCACGCTTCACCGGCGCCGGCAGTTGCTCCTGCAGCGCCTGA
- a CDS encoding OmpA family protein: protein MVRRMWGICIVAALALSLGCTNVQKGTAAGGAAGTGIGALAGHAISSVGVGPGAVVGMGLGALAGAVASGQYYDVDGTAELATADTDALARQLAEREAALAAAQAEIERERAQQKAILEAYEKLRAGQGAPASAPDPDAVHTVTAGPDDGLIFTIESAALFSSGSATLSAKGKRALQAAVRDIRSRFSQPQIEVRGHTDSQPIRYSSYKSNYALSVARAQAVVNYLVESQGFQPSEFTLVGCGDTQPVASNATADGRQKNRRAELVVRPRGTKVADVR from the coding sequence ATGGTTCGGCGCATGTGGGGCATCTGTATCGTGGCGGCGTTGGCTCTGTCTCTCGGGTGCACGAACGTGCAGAAGGGGACGGCCGCCGGCGGCGCGGCCGGGACGGGGATCGGCGCCCTGGCCGGGCACGCCATCTCTTCGGTGGGCGTCGGCCCGGGAGCGGTGGTCGGGATGGGGCTGGGAGCCCTGGCCGGCGCCGTGGCGTCCGGGCAGTACTACGATGTCGACGGCACGGCGGAGCTGGCCACGGCCGACACCGACGCGCTGGCACGGCAACTGGCCGAACGGGAGGCGGCACTGGCGGCGGCCCAGGCCGAGATCGAACGCGAGCGGGCCCAGCAGAAGGCGATCCTGGAGGCCTATGAGAAGCTGCGTGCGGGGCAGGGCGCGCCGGCGTCGGCGCCTGACCCGGACGCCGTGCACACGGTCACGGCAGGCCCGGACGACGGACTGATCTTCACCATCGAGTCGGCGGCCCTGTTCAGCTCGGGGAGCGCGACGCTGAGTGCCAAGGGCAAGAGAGCCCTGCAGGCGGCCGTGCGGGACATCCGGTCCCGGTTCTCGCAGCCGCAGATCGAGGTGCGCGGGCACACCGACAGCCAGCCGATCCGCTACTCGTCCTACAAATCCAACTACGCGCTTTCGGTCGCGCGCGCCCAGGCGGTGGTCAACTACCTGGTCGAATCGCAGGGCTTCCAGCCGTCGGAGTTCACGCTGGTGGGATGCGGCGACACGCAGCCGGTGGCATCGAACGCAACGGCGGACGGTCGCCAGAAGAACCGGCGCGCCGAGCTGGTCGTGCGCCCTCGAGGGACAAAGGTCGCGGACGTCAGGTAG